In Beutenbergia cavernae DSM 12333, the DNA window GCGCACCCCTCGGGGCCCGCCTCGGCGCACAGGCGCAGGAACTCGTCGAACGTCTCGCTCGCCGCGACGCCCTGCCCGGTGCGCAGCCCGATCGATCCCTCGCCGCCGGACCACGCCTCCGGGTCGAGCGTCCCGTCCAGCGCGAGCGCCCGCACCCGGTCCGGGAAGAGGGCGCCGTAGGTCGCCCCGAGCACGGTGCCGTAGGAGTAGCCGAGGTAGGAGAGCTGCTCGTCGCCGACGGCCTGCCGCAGCAGGTCCATGTCGCGGGCCACGTTCGCCGTCGACGCGTGCGCGATGCGGTCGCCGGACAGCAGCGCGCACGAGGCCGACAGCGTCGCGAACAGCGCCTGGAACCGCGCCTCCTCGCGGCGGTCGGTCGGGAACGCGTCGCCGTCGGCGAGGAACTCGGCCTCCGTCTCGGCGTCGGGGAAGCACGTCACCGGGTCGGAGAGTCCGACGCCACGCGGGTCGAAGGCCACGATGTCGAACCGTTCGCGCACCGACGGGTCGAGGAAGGCGTCGCCGATCTGGTGCAACGTCGCGACGCCCGGCCCGCCGGGGCCGCCGAAGTTGAGGAACAGGCTGCCGATGCGCTGCGCGGGGTCTGTGGCGGGGAGGCGCGTGAGCGCGATCGTCGTCGTGTCGCCCCGCGGACGGTCGTAGTCGATGGGGACCTCGGCGCTCGCGCACTCGAACGCCTCGAGGCCCTCGCCGCACGCCTCCCAGGAGAGGTCCGGGACCCGTGCCTCGACCTGTCGGGCGGGCTCGGCGCCGGCGTGGGGCGGATCAGCGTTCGCCGTGACGGGAGCGCCCACCACGAGCAGCGCGGCGGCTGCGACGGCGGCGGTCAGGCGGACAGGGCGTCGGTCGGGTCGCCGGGGCATGCGTTCTTTCCTAACACGCGCTGCGCGACGGCGCAGTCCCGGTCGCGCCGTTCGGGGTCAGCCCGCGGGAGCGTCGTGCGGCTCGCCCGGCTTCTTCCTGTCGTGGCCCTCGTGGCCCTCGTGGCCCTCGTGGTGGGAGTCGGGGTCGCGGAGCATGTGGGAGTCGATGAGCTCGTGCCGGCGCATGTACGTGTTCCCGATGGCTTGGATCGTGGCGGCGATGGGCAGCGCCAGGAATGCGCCGAGCGGCCCGAACACGGCCCCGAACGCGAGGACGGCGACGAAGGAGACCGCGGGGTTCATCTCGAGCGCACGGGCGGAGACCTTCGGCGAGAAGATGAGGTTCTCGACCTGCTGGTACCCGACGATGAACGCGGTGACGGCGAGGCCGTACCCGATGCCCTGGGCAGCGAGGGCGACGACGACGGGCAGCGCGCCGCCGATGTAGGTGCCGATCGTCGGCACGAACTGGGAGACGACGCCGGTGAACACGGCGAGCGGGAGCGCGTAGGGCGTCCCCATGATGAGCAGGAAGACGAACGTGAACGTCGTCGACAGCGCAGCGAGCACGATGCGCGTGTTGATGAAGTCCGACACCTTGACCTGCGTGATCTCCCACATCCGCAGGACTTCCTCCTGGCGGTTCGGCGTCAGCCACCGGCAGATCGACGCCCGGAACTTCGGGCCGGCCGCGAGGAGGTAGTACGCGACGAGCAGGATGACCGACGCCGCGAAGAGGCCGCCCACGATCCCGGCGCCGACGGCGAGCGCACCCGAGGCGACGTCGTCGCCCCACTGCTCGAGCGCCTGGCGGATGAGGTCGTCCGAGTCCGGCACGACGACGCCGAACTGGCCCTCGACCCACTCCTGGATCGTGGCGTACACGTCCGGCAGGTTGCTGACCAGCTGGATCAGCTGTTGCACGAACAGGTTCCCGAACAGGGCGAGCACGACGGCGATGACGATGATCGACCCGAGGAGCGCCACGCCCGCCGCCGCTCCGCGGCGCCATCCGTGGCGCACCAGCCACACGACGGCGGGCTCGAGCGCGAGCGCTACGAAGAACGCGATGACGAGGTTGACGCCGAGCCCCTGCAGGGAGCCCAGGGCGTACCAGGACAGGATCCCGACGAAGACGGCCACGACACCCATCGCCAGCGCGCGGGGCAGCCACCGCGGAGGGCGTCGGCTCGTCGGGGCGCCACGGGGTTCCGCACGAAGCGTGAGGGGAGATCCGCCGGGGCCCGCGGGTGGCGTCGTCATGACGCGAACGTAGACCACGTGCCCCGTCGCGTCCCCGCTCCGCTCCGGGAAAGTCGTTGCGTGCCATCGCGCGGTGCACGAGGCTGTGCCGGATGTCGTTCCGCTGAGGTCGTCCAGTCCCCGCCGTCCGCCCCGCCGCCGAGGCCGGGCGCGATCCGGCGTCCCCACCCAGCGAAGGACACCCATGACCCCCACCACTCGTACCACCTCGGCGAGCGACGTCGTCGTCCGCCCCTACACCGATGACGACGGCGAGAGCTGGATGCGGTGCCGGCTGCTCGCCTTCGCGCACACGCAGTACTACGACGACGTCCGCATCTCGCCTGCTCTCGACGGACCGGCTCTGCGGATCGTGGCCGAGGTGCGGGGCGACGTCGTCGGCCTTCTCGACATCGAGATCGACGCCGAGGAGCACGCGGCGACCATCGACTCCGTCGCCGTGCTGCCCGACCACGCGGGGCGCGGGATCGCGTCGCGGATGCTCGACGCGGCGCTGCCGCTGCTCGGCGACGGGATCGCGACGCTGGACGCGTGGACCCGTGAGGACGCCGCGGCGAACGCCTGGTACGGCGCTCGCGGGTTCACGGAGCGGTTCCGCTACCTGCACGTCTACAAGGGCTGGGACGACCCGGCCGACGGCTTCACGACGCCGGACGGGCTGAGCCGGCCGGTGACGGCGTTCCTGCACGCCGACATCGAGCGCGAGGCCGAGCTGCGTGAGCGGTTCTCCCGGGTGTACGTGTGCCGGCAGTACGTGCGGGCACTGTCCGCCCCTCGGGCGAGGGCGTGACGCGTCGCGCTACGCGCGGCCGACGTGCGCCACGGCGTCCGCGAGGTGCCGGTTCGGGTGGACGAGCATCTCGTGCCCGAGCTCGACGAGCCCGTGCGCGAACTCCTCGAGCGACGCGGCGTCGACCCGGCCGGCCTCCTGGTCCCGCTCCCAGCTCGCGAGCGCGGCGATCACGAACCGCACCATGAGCGCGACCTGCAGGCCGGCGGCCGGTTCGGCACCGTCGGCGACGTGCTTGCGCATGCGATGGAACAGGTCGCTCAGCGTGCGCAGCGGCACCTCCGTCTCGACGCGCTGCGCGAGATCGGCGTCGAACGTGTCGAGGAACGCGAGCGGCATCGCGGCGAGCGTGACCTCGTTGAAGCGCGCCCAGTAGCTGGGGAGCCCGGCGCCGATCTCTCGCGCCATCGGCAGGACGTGGGCCTCGACCAGCGCGTGGAGGTCGGCGTCGCGGCCGTCGGCGGCGAGCTCGTCCATCATCGCGGACCGGTCGGCGTTGACGCGCTGGGTTCTCCGGGTCCACACGGCGTCCAGGAGACCGGCGCGCGAGCCGAAGTGGTACGTCACGGCGGAGTTGTTGCGCTGGCCGGCGGCCCGGGTGATCTGTCTGACCGGCACCTCGGGGCCACGGGTGGCGACGAGGCGCTCGGCGGCGTCGACGAGCCGCTCGCGAGCGCGGCGGCCGGCCTCGTTGCGCGTGGGCTGATCGGACACCCTCGCATCTTAGGAAGCGCGGGCGGCGATGTACCCATAGTCTCCTAGATGTCTTAGTCGGAGCAGCCTCGAACGCACCCGCAGGGGGCGGCATCGGAGGGGGCAGGCGAGCATGACCGAGATCTCCCAGCGGAAGGTCAACGCCCTGCGCGTCGGGGCCACCGCGCGGGAACGCGTCGGCGGGCGTTCGCGCAGGCATGCCGGTGATCGCCCGCCGACGACTCCCGAGCAGCGGGCGTGGCTCGCGATGTGCGGGATCGCGGCGGTCTTCGGCGCGACGGTCCTCGCCTGGTCGGCAGTCCTCGCGCTGCCGGCCGGCTGGGTCGGGACCGGACTCGGGCTCCTGCTGATCGCCGTCGTGGCTGCGGCGGCGATCGGCGTCGTGGCGCGCGCGCGTCGGCCGGGTCGGACACCCGCCCGCCGAGCCCGCGTCGCCGAGCGTCCCGGGCGAAAGTCCGCCAGAGTTGCCGCAACCGTGGCCGTCGCCTCGTCCCACTCGTCCTCCAGGGGAGCTCGTGAGTACCTCGACCGACGCGCCTGAGCAGCGCGCGCCCGACCTGCCCGCGCGCCTGCCCTCGGGGCCCCCCGACACCGGTCGACGCCGCAGGATGCGTATCGAGATCCAGTCGAAGCTCCTCGTCATGCTGCTGGCGATGGCGCTCGTGACGGCGCTCGTCGTCGGCTGGATCGGCTACCGGTCCGGCACGCAGGCCCTGGAGCAGGCCGCGTACCAGCAGGTCACGCAGGTGCGCGAGAGCCGCGCCCGTGAGGTGGCGTCGTACTTCACGGGGCTCGAGCGCGCGGTCGTGCTCAACTCGCGCACCGCGGAGAACTCCATGCAGGCGTTCGAGGCCGGCTGGCGTGACCTCGCCGGAGCGCAGGTCTCGGCCGATCAACGTGCGCAGGTCGAGGCCGTGTACTCCGACGTGCTTCTGCCGCAGCTTGCGGAGAACGCCGGCCAGGAGTTCACCGTCGAGTCGTTTCTGCCGACCTCGGACGCGGCGTGGTACCTCCAGGCCCACTACACGGACCCGGCCCTGGACTACGACGCGACCCTCGCCGTCGACGACGCCGGGGACGGCAGCGTCTGGTCCGCAGCACACGCCAGGTATCACGACACGCTCCGCGAGATCGTCACGCAGAACGAGTTCGAGGACCTGCTGCTGATCGACCCGGACGGCAACGTCGTGTACTCGGCGTACAAGGGTGTGGACCTCGGCACGAACGTGCTGAGTGGTCCGTACGCCGGTGGTTCGCTGGAGGACACCTTCCGCGAGACCGTCACGTCGAACGGCCAGGACTACGTGGGCCTGGCGGACTTCGAGCCGTATCAGCCGCTGGCGGACTCACCCACCCAGTTCGTCATGTCGCCCATCCAGGACGACGGCCTCACCGTCGGGGTCCTGGCGATCCAGGCGTCGACCGACCGCCTCAACGAGGTCCTCACCAGCGGGGGGCAGTGGCAGCAGGCGGGGTTCGGCGAGACTGGCGAGACCTACCTGGTCGGGCCGGACGGGACCCTGCGCTCCACATCCCGGCTGCTCGTGGAGAACCCGGAGGAGTACGTGGACCGGGTCGTGGCGGCGGGCACCCCGCGGGACGTGGCGGAGACCGTCGTGCGTCTCGGCAACCCGATCCTGCGGCAGTCGGTGCAGTCGCCGGCCATCGAGCGGGCGCTCGACGGCGAGACCGGCATCGTGCGGACCACCGGCTACCGCGACACGGACGTGATCGTCGCGTACACGCCGGTCGACGCCCCGGGTCTCAACTGGGTCATCGCCGCCGCCGTCGATCCCTCCGAGGTGTTCGCCCCGGTGCAGGACTTCCAGCGCCAGCTCGTGCTCTCGATCGCGGGCATGCTGCTGCTCGCGGCCGTCGCGTCGCTGCTGCTCGCGCAGGTCTTCGTGCGTCCGATCCGATCGCTCGTCAGCGGCGTCCGAGCCGTGTCCGCCGGCGACCTCGACGCCCAGGTTCGCGTGCGGACGAACGACGAGGTCGGCGACCTCGCGGAGGCCTTCAACGAGATGGCCACGAGCCTGCGCACGAAGCAGGAGCTGCTCGAGGCGGAGCAGGCCGAGAAGGACCGGATCCTGCTCAGCCTCATGCCGCCCGCCGTCGCGGAGCAGGTCAAGGG includes these proteins:
- a CDS encoding GNAT family N-acetyltransferase gives rise to the protein MTPTTRTTSASDVVVRPYTDDDGESWMRCRLLAFAHTQYYDDVRISPALDGPALRIVAEVRGDVVGLLDIEIDAEEHAATIDSVAVLPDHAGRGIASRMLDAALPLLGDGIATLDAWTREDAAANAWYGARGFTERFRYLHVYKGWDDPADGFTTPDGLSRPVTAFLHADIEREAELRERFSRVYVCRQYVRALSAPRARA
- a CDS encoding TetR/AcrR family transcriptional regulator, which translates into the protein MSDQPTRNEAGRRARERLVDAAERLVATRGPEVPVRQITRAAGQRNNSAVTYHFGSRAGLLDAVWTRRTQRVNADRSAMMDELAADGRDADLHALVEAHVLPMAREIGAGLPSYWARFNEVTLAAMPLAFLDTFDADLAQRVETEVPLRTLSDLFHRMRKHVADGAEPAAGLQVALMVRFVIAALASWERDQEAGRVDAASLEEFAHGLVELGHEMLVHPNRHLADAVAHVGRA
- a CDS encoding alpha/beta hydrolase → MPRRPDRRPVRLTAAVAAAALLVVGAPVTANADPPHAGAEPARQVEARVPDLSWEACGEGLEAFECASAEVPIDYDRPRGDTTTIALTRLPATDPAQRIGSLFLNFGGPGGPGVATLHQIGDAFLDPSVRERFDIVAFDPRGVGLSDPVTCFPDAETEAEFLADGDAFPTDRREEARFQALFATLSASCALLSGDRIAHASTANVARDMDLLRQAVGDEQLSYLGYSYGTVLGATYGALFPDRVRALALDGTLDPEAWSGGEGSIGLRTGQGVAASETFDEFLRLCAEAGPEGCALAALGDPRQVVEDLFAQLDASPVPVPMPDGTVVEFGYDDAVALAFSSLYSPVAWADLAAALAALAAPQTLSAHGPPSIGELLRELGLIEDYPSIGGALASMCVDGEHPLDPWDYAAQADAADAEAPHFGRFRSWVGLQCEHVPFTDADAYTGPWDQGTDAPVLVIGTRYDPATPYAFTQPYADRWNDASVLTVEGYGHTTLGLSSCATAAIAAYLVDLEATDGATCAQDVAPFQAAAPQSDDDVARPSWWGHPAGV
- a CDS encoding AI-2E family transporter; translation: MTTPPAGPGGSPLTLRAEPRGAPTSRRPPRWLPRALAMGVVAVFVGILSWYALGSLQGLGVNLVIAFFVALALEPAVVWLVRHGWRRGAAAGVALLGSIIVIAVVLALFGNLFVQQLIQLVSNLPDVYATIQEWVEGQFGVVVPDSDDLIRQALEQWGDDVASGALAVGAGIVGGLFAASVILLVAYYLLAAGPKFRASICRWLTPNRQEEVLRMWEITQVKVSDFINTRIVLAALSTTFTFVFLLIMGTPYALPLAVFTGVVSQFVPTIGTYIGGALPVVVALAAQGIGYGLAVTAFIVGYQQVENLIFSPKVSARALEMNPAVSFVAVLAFGAVFGPLGAFLALPIAATIQAIGNTYMRRHELIDSHMLRDPDSHHEGHEGHEGHDRKKPGEPHDAPAG
- a CDS encoding adenylate/guanylate cyclase domain-containing protein — protein: MRIEIQSKLLVMLLAMALVTALVVGWIGYRSGTQALEQAAYQQVTQVRESRAREVASYFTGLERAVVLNSRTAENSMQAFEAGWRDLAGAQVSADQRAQVEAVYSDVLLPQLAENAGQEFTVESFLPTSDAAWYLQAHYTDPALDYDATLAVDDAGDGSVWSAAHARYHDTLREIVTQNEFEDLLLIDPDGNVVYSAYKGVDLGTNVLSGPYAGGSLEDTFRETVTSNGQDYVGLADFEPYQPLADSPTQFVMSPIQDDGLTVGVLAIQASTDRLNEVLTSGGQWQQAGFGETGETYLVGPDGTLRSTSRLLVENPEEYVDRVVAAGTPRDVAETVVRLGNPILRQSVQSPAIERALDGETGIVRTTGYRDTDVIVAYTPVDAPGLNWVIAAAVDPSEVFAPVQDFQRQLVLSIAGMLLLAAVASLLLAQVFVRPIRSLVSGVRAVSAGDLDAQVRVRTNDEVGDLAEAFNEMATSLRTKQELLEAEQAEKDRILLSLMPPAVAEQVKGGEETIAQDFQDVSVVFADLVGFAGFTSGMDSHAALEHLNELVRAFDEAAERTGVEKVRSLRNGFLASCGLVIPRVDHARRIVQFTSELTEVVAAFNARHGSDLSLRAGINVGTVTSGIVGRASVVYDLWGEAVDLAYRVHAEEPEPGIYVTDRIYDAVRDQYEFTEAGVVRSSDGEHPVWRLDERR